One window of the Solanum stenotomum isolate F172 chromosome 11, ASM1918654v1, whole genome shotgun sequence genome contains the following:
- the LOC125845236 gene encoding pentatricopeptide repeat-containing protein At4g16470, with protein sequence MIGNIPSFQANGVKNSLYLDETIKGLCFSGRVAEAVGILCRSGVQVEAETYSLVLQECIFRQAYKKGKRVHWQMITVGFVPNEYLTVKLLILYAKAGDLDTSHIIFDKLQFKSLVSWNAMIAGYVQKAMEEVGLSLYHDMKQRDVLPDQYTFSSVFRACASLAVLEQGKQAHALLIKSQISGNIVVNSALMDMYFKCSSPSDGYLVFSKSLERNVITWTALISGYGQNGRIKDVLESFHRMIDEGYRPNHVTFLAVLSACSHGGLVDRGKEYFSSMMRDYGLQPRGKHYAAIVDLLGRAGRLQEAHEFVKNSRCEEHPVLWGALLGACKIHGDIEMVKLAARNFFDLEPENAGKYVVLSNAYASFGLWNNVAEIRRLMKDSGVKKEPGYSMIEVQRQAHFFFMEHNAHEQTAEIYKLVKDMAGILKDAGDVQDILS encoded by the coding sequence ATGATTGGTAATATTCCCAGTTTTCAGGCCAATGGCGTAAAGAATTCCCTCTATTTGGATGAGACAATAAAAGGTCTCTGTTTCTCAGGAAGGGTGGCTGAAGCAGTTGGAATATTGTGCCGCTCTGGTGTACAGGTGGAGGCAGAAACTTATTCCCTTGTTTTGCAAGAGTGCATTTTCCGCCAAGCGTATAAGAAAGGGAAAAGAGTCCATTGGCAAATGATTACTGTCGGCTTTGTTCCAAATGAATATCTGACtgttaagttgttaattttGTATGCAAAAGCAGGAGACTTGGATACATCACACATTATATTTGATAAGTTACAATTTAAAAGCTTGGTTTCGTGGAACGCTATGATTGCTGGGTATGTGCAGAAGGCCATGGAGGAAGTAGGCCTGAGTCTGTACCATGATATGAAACAGAGAGATGTACTTCCAGATCAGTATACCTTTTCATCAGTCTTTAGAGCCTGTGCCTCTTTAGCTGTCCTGGAGCAGGGCAAGCAAGCACATGCTTTGTTGATTAAAAGCCAAATTAGTGGAAATATTGTAGTTAATAGTGCGCTTATGGACATGTATTTCAAGTGTAGTTCTCCATCTGATGGCTATCTCGTGTTTAGTAAGTCCTTGGAAAGGAATGTGATAACATGGACTGCTCTGATATCAGGGTATGGACAAAATGGAAGAATAAAAGATGTTCTGGAATCATTTCATAGGATGATAGATGAAGGATATAGGCCAAACCATGTTACATTTCTTGCAGTTCTTTCTGCTTGTAGCCATGGAGGTCTGGTAGATAGAGGTAAGGAGTATTTTTCATCTATGATGAGAGATTATGGGCTTCAACCGAGAGGAAAGCACTATGCAGCTATTGTGGATCTTCTAGGCCGTGCTGGAAGATTACAAGAGGCTCATGAGTTTGTCAAAAACTCACGTTGTGAGGAGCACCCAGTACTATGGGGCGCTTTACTTGGGGCTTGTAAGATTCATGGTGATATCGAGATGGTAAAACTTGCTGCTAGAAATTTCTTCGACTTGGAGCCTGAGAATGCAGGCAAATATGTTGTCTTGTCTAATGCTTATGCTTCTTTTGGTTTGTGGAACAATGTTGCGGAGATAAGGAGACTGATGAAAGACTCGGGGGTGAAAAAGGAGCCTGGTTATAGTATGATTGAGGTTCAAAGACAAGCACATTTCTTCTTTATGGAACATAATGCTCATGAACAGACTGCTGAGATATATAAATTGGTCAAAGATATGGCAGGTATCTTAAAAGACGCTGGCGATGTTCAAGATATACTGAGTTAA